One genomic window of Serinus canaria isolate serCan28SL12 chromosome 4, serCan2020, whole genome shotgun sequence includes the following:
- the LOC103825989 gene encoding UDP-glucuronosyltransferase 2A1-like isoform X3 has product MAMKTTGSKKYLQLLLFQVALLGPVFCGKILVWPTEGSHWMNMNVMIQELIRRGHSFTILVANASLFIEPRPKTTEKFEIYNVPYGKDLPETLLNEIVDLWLNNRPTILTFWQFYKELGRLSVGWQEMNKMMCDAVLTNQELMARLHGSGFDLLLSDAVTPCGELVALKLGIPFVYSLRFSPAFTLERHCGKIPAPPSYTPASLSELTDRMSFGERVKNFVSYHLQDFVFQSYWGHWDAYYSKVLADNSHWLNMEHILQELVARGHEVTVLLPSCFLIVNPTQPSPFHFEVIEVPITKKEMVDLMDKTFDFFFNEEKLLPIWKATYKIAQIMLEMKNVTKIICDGVVKNEVLMERLRASAFDLFLADPLFPSGELIAEKLGIPFVYTFRFSIGNTVERLCGKLPAPPSYVPSTLSSLTDRMTFWQRLKNILGYTLQDFAFHYLLWANWDQYYSEVLGRPTTLCETMGKAEIWLIRTYWDFEFPRPFLPNFEFVGGLHCQPAKPLPKEMEEFVQSSGEHGVIVFTLGSMVHSLSDEKSNVIAKALSQLPQKVLWRYKGKKPETLGSNTRIFDWIPQNDLLGHPLTKAFITHGGTNGLYEAIYHGIPMVGIPMFADQHDNLVHMVAKGAAVQVDFNTMKTQDLVDALKTVIYNSTYKENALKLSKIQHDQPVKPLDRAVFWIEFVMRHKGAKHLRPAAHHLTWYQYHSLDVLAFLFTCTATTVFILFKCCLCCCRRCGRIAKRKTE; this is encoded by the exons ATGGCCATGAAAACAACCGGCTCAAAGAAAtacctccagctgctcctttttcAGGTTGCTCTTCTAGGGCCTGTCTTCTGTGGGAAGATACTGGTTTGGCCAACAGAAGGCAGCCACTGGATGAACATGAATGTAATGATACAGGAGCTCATCCGCCGTGGGCACAGCTTTACCATCCTGGTAGCCAATGCCAGCCTCTTCATTGAACCCAGGCCTAAGACCACAGAGAAGTTCGAGATCTATAATGTGCCCTATGGGAAAGATTTACCTGAGACCCTGCTTAATGAAATAGTGGATCTATGGCTCAACAACAGGCCAACCATCTTGACCTTCTGGCAGTTTtacaaggagctgggaagacTGTCCGTAGGCTGGCAGGAGATGAACAAGATGATGTGCGACGCAGTGCTGACCAACCAAGAGCTGATGGCTCGTCTGCATGGCTCTGGCTTTGACCTGCTGCTGTCAGACGCCGTCACCCCCTGTGGGGAACTCGTGGCTCTCAAGCTGGGCATTCCCTTTGTCTACTCGCTACGTTTTTCCCCAGCCTTCACTCTGGAAAGGCACTGTGGCAAGATCCCAGCCCCACCATCTTACACGCCTGCATCCCTGTCTGAGCTCACTGACCGCATGTCTTTTGGGGAGAGAGTAAAAAACTTTGTGTCTTACCACCTGCAAGACTTTGTTTTCCAGAGCtactggggacattgggatgCCTACTACAGCAAGGTCTTAG CTGACAACAGCCACTGGCTGAACATGGAGCACATACTACAAGAGCTTGTGGCCCGGGGCCACGAGGTGACTGTACTGCTGCCTTCGTGCTTCCTCATCGTCAATCCCACCCAGCCCTCACCCTTCCACTTTGAGGTGATTGAGGTGCCAATCACCAAAAAGGAGATGGTTGACTTAATGGataaaacatttgattttttttttaatgaggagaAACTGCTACCTATCTGGAAAGCTACTTACAAGATAGCTCAAATCATGCTGGAAATGAAGAACGTaaccaaaataatttgtgaTGGAGTTGTGAAGAATGAGGTCCTGATGGAAAGACTGAGGGCATCTGCTTTCGACCTCTTTTTGGCAGACCCACTGTTTCCCAGTGGGGAGCTGATTGCTGAGAAGCTGGGTATCCCCTTTGTGTATACATTCCGGTTCTCCATAGGCAACACGGTGGAGCGGCTCTGTGGAAAACTCCCAGCACCTCCTTCCTACGTACCAAGCACCCTAAGCAGCCTAACAGACAGGATGACCTTCTGGCAAAGGCTAAAAAACATCCTCGGCTACACTTTGCAGGATTTCGCCTTTCATTaccttctctgggcaaactgGGATCAATACTACAGTGAAGTTTTAG GAAGGCCCACAACCCTGTGTGAGACGAtggggaaagcagagatttGGTTAATCAGAACATACTGGGATTTTGAATTTCCACGCCCTTTCCTGCCCAACTTTGAGTTTGTCGGAGGACTTCATTGCCAGCCTGCAAAACCATTACCAAAG GAAATGGAAGAATTCGTTCAGAGCTCAGGGGAACATGGTGTCATCGTATTCACTCTTGGGTCAATGGTCCACAGCCTAAGTGATGAAAAAAGTAATGTGATTGCCAAAGCCCTCAGCCAGCTTCCACAAAAG GTTCTCTGGAggtacaaagggaaaaaaccagaaactctGGGCTCCAACACCAGGATTTTTGACTGGATACCACAAAATGACCTGCTTG GCCATCCCTTGACAAAGGCCTTTATCACACATGGTGGGACCAATGGGCTCTATGAAGCCATCTACCACGGGATCCCAATGGTTGGGATTCCCATGTTTGCTGACCAGCATGACAACCTTGTCCACATGGTAGCAAAAGGAGCTGCAGTTCAGGTAGATTTCAACACAATGAAGACACAGGACCTGGTTGATGCACTGAAGACAGTAATTTACAATTCCAC ctatAAGGAAAATGCTCTGAAGTTATCCAAGATACAGCACGACCAGCCTGTTAAGCCTCTGGACAGAGCTGTCTTCTGGATTGAATTTGTCATGCGTCACAAAGGAGCAAAGCACTTGAGACCAGCTGCTCACCATCTCACCTGGTACCAGTACCACTCTCTGGATGTTCTGGCATTCTTGTTCACCTGTACAGCCACTACTGTCTTCATTCTTTTCAAGTGCTGCCTATGTTGCTGTAGAAGATGTGGCAGGATTGCAAAGAGGAAGACAGAATAG
- the LOC103825989 gene encoding UDP-glucuronosyltransferase 2A2-like isoform X1 encodes MAMKTTGSKKYLQLLLFQVALLGPVFCGKILVWPTEGSHWMNMNVMIQELIRRGHSFTILVANASLFIEPRPKTTEKFEIYNVPYGKDLPETLLNEIVDLWLNNRPTILTFWQFYKELGRLSVGWQEMNKMMCDAVLTNQELMARLHGSGFDLLLSDAVTPCGELVALKLGIPFVYSLRFSPAFTLERHCGKIPAPPSYTPASLSELTDRMSFGERVKNFVSYHLQDFVFQSYWGHWDAYYSKVLGRPTTLCETMGKAEIWLIRTYWDFEFPRPFLPNFEFVGGLHCQPAKPLPKEMEEFVQSSGEHGVIVFTLGSMVHSLSDEKSNVIAKALSQLPQKVLWRYKGKKPETLGSNTRIFDWIPQNDLLGHPLTKAFITHGGTNGLYEAIYHGIPMVGIPMFADQHDNLVHMVAKGAAVQVDFNTMKTQDLVDALKTVIYNSTYKENALKLSKIQHDQPVKPLDRAVFWIEFVMRHKGAKHLRPAAHHLTWYQYHSLDVLAFLFTCTATTVFILFKCCLCCCRRCGRIAKRKTE; translated from the exons ATGGCCATGAAAACAACCGGCTCAAAGAAAtacctccagctgctcctttttcAGGTTGCTCTTCTAGGGCCTGTCTTCTGTGGGAAGATACTGGTTTGGCCAACAGAAGGCAGCCACTGGATGAACATGAATGTAATGATACAGGAGCTCATCCGCCGTGGGCACAGCTTTACCATCCTGGTAGCCAATGCCAGCCTCTTCATTGAACCCAGGCCTAAGACCACAGAGAAGTTCGAGATCTATAATGTGCCCTATGGGAAAGATTTACCTGAGACCCTGCTTAATGAAATAGTGGATCTATGGCTCAACAACAGGCCAACCATCTTGACCTTCTGGCAGTTTtacaaggagctgggaagacTGTCCGTAGGCTGGCAGGAGATGAACAAGATGATGTGCGACGCAGTGCTGACCAACCAAGAGCTGATGGCTCGTCTGCATGGCTCTGGCTTTGACCTGCTGCTGTCAGACGCCGTCACCCCCTGTGGGGAACTCGTGGCTCTCAAGCTGGGCATTCCCTTTGTCTACTCGCTACGTTTTTCCCCAGCCTTCACTCTGGAAAGGCACTGTGGCAAGATCCCAGCCCCACCATCTTACACGCCTGCATCCCTGTCTGAGCTCACTGACCGCATGTCTTTTGGGGAGAGAGTAAAAAACTTTGTGTCTTACCACCTGCAAGACTTTGTTTTCCAGAGCtactggggacattgggatgCCTACTACAGCAAGGTCTTAG GAAGGCCCACAACCCTGTGTGAGACGAtggggaaagcagagatttGGTTAATCAGAACATACTGGGATTTTGAATTTCCACGCCCTTTCCTGCCCAACTTTGAGTTTGTCGGAGGACTTCATTGCCAGCCTGCAAAACCATTACCAAAG GAAATGGAAGAATTCGTTCAGAGCTCAGGGGAACATGGTGTCATCGTATTCACTCTTGGGTCAATGGTCCACAGCCTAAGTGATGAAAAAAGTAATGTGATTGCCAAAGCCCTCAGCCAGCTTCCACAAAAG GTTCTCTGGAggtacaaagggaaaaaaccagaaactctGGGCTCCAACACCAGGATTTTTGACTGGATACCACAAAATGACCTGCTTG GCCATCCCTTGACAAAGGCCTTTATCACACATGGTGGGACCAATGGGCTCTATGAAGCCATCTACCACGGGATCCCAATGGTTGGGATTCCCATGTTTGCTGACCAGCATGACAACCTTGTCCACATGGTAGCAAAAGGAGCTGCAGTTCAGGTAGATTTCAACACAATGAAGACACAGGACCTGGTTGATGCACTGAAGACAGTAATTTACAATTCCAC ctatAAGGAAAATGCTCTGAAGTTATCCAAGATACAGCACGACCAGCCTGTTAAGCCTCTGGACAGAGCTGTCTTCTGGATTGAATTTGTCATGCGTCACAAAGGAGCAAAGCACTTGAGACCAGCTGCTCACCATCTCACCTGGTACCAGTACCACTCTCTGGATGTTCTGGCATTCTTGTTCACCTGTACAGCCACTACTGTCTTCATTCTTTTCAAGTGCTGCCTATGTTGCTGTAGAAGATGTGGCAGGATTGCAAAGAGGAAGACAGAATAG
- the LOC127059595 gene encoding UDP-glucuronosyltransferase 2B16-like has product MLGPKFPWLLWAYTCCCSTVFCGRVVVWPTDASHLINVKVLLQELVLRGHEVTILVPSSNLLINYQDTSSPFTFEVLQVPFSQETLDAFMEDFLNFWMNEAFNLFPWEIMWTVKEQLEVFTNMSKQTCDTLVMNHHLVAKLQQAKFDVLIADPLL; this is encoded by the coding sequence ATGCTGGGGCCAAAgttcccctggctgctctgggcctacacatgctgctgcagcactgtttTTTGTGGGAGGGTGGTGGTCTGGCCCACCGATGCCAGTCACTTGATCAATGTGAAAGTGCTTCTGCAAGAGCTCGTCCTCCGGGGCCATGAAGTGACTATACTGGTGCCCTCAAGCAATCTGCTCATCAACTACCAGGACACCTCCTCCCCTTTCACTTTTGAGGTCCTGCAAGTCCCCTTCAGCCAGGAGACCCTGGATGCCTTCATGGAAGACTTCCTCAATTTCTGGATGAATGAAGCCTTTAACCtcttcccctgggagatcaTGTGGACGGTGAAAGAGCAATTGGAAGTCTTTACCAATATGTCAAAGCAGACCTGTGACACCTTGGTGATGAACCATCACCTGGtagcaaagctgcagcaggcCAAGTTTGATGTTCTGATCGCTGACCCCCTTCTGTAG
- the LOC103825989 gene encoding UDP-glucuronosyltransferase 2A2-like isoform X2, with the protein MGKAEIWLIRTYWDFEFPRPFLPNFEFVGGLHCQPAKPLPKEMEEFVQSSGEHGVIVFTLGSMVHSLSDEKSNVIAKALSQLPQKVLWRYKGKKPETLGSNTRIFDWIPQNDLLGHPLTKAFITHGGTNGLYEAIYHGIPMVGIPMFADQHDNLVHMVAKGAAVQVDFNTMKTQDLVDALKTVIYNSTYKENALKLSKIQHDQPVKPLDRAVFWIEFVMRHKGAKHLRPAAHHLTWYQYHSLDVLAFLFTCTATTVFILFKCCLCCCRRCGRIAKRKTE; encoded by the exons AtggggaaagcagagatttGGTTAATCAGAACATACTGGGATTTTGAATTTCCACGCCCTTTCCTGCCCAACTTTGAGTTTGTCGGAGGACTTCATTGCCAGCCTGCAAAACCATTACCAAAG GAAATGGAAGAATTCGTTCAGAGCTCAGGGGAACATGGTGTCATCGTATTCACTCTTGGGTCAATGGTCCACAGCCTAAGTGATGAAAAAAGTAATGTGATTGCCAAAGCCCTCAGCCAGCTTCCACAAAAG GTTCTCTGGAggtacaaagggaaaaaaccagaaactctGGGCTCCAACACCAGGATTTTTGACTGGATACCACAAAATGACCTGCTTG GCCATCCCTTGACAAAGGCCTTTATCACACATGGTGGGACCAATGGGCTCTATGAAGCCATCTACCACGGGATCCCAATGGTTGGGATTCCCATGTTTGCTGACCAGCATGACAACCTTGTCCACATGGTAGCAAAAGGAGCTGCAGTTCAGGTAGATTTCAACACAATGAAGACACAGGACCTGGTTGATGCACTGAAGACAGTAATTTACAATTCCAC ctatAAGGAAAATGCTCTGAAGTTATCCAAGATACAGCACGACCAGCCTGTTAAGCCTCTGGACAGAGCTGTCTTCTGGATTGAATTTGTCATGCGTCACAAAGGAGCAAAGCACTTGAGACCAGCTGCTCACCATCTCACCTGGTACCAGTACCACTCTCTGGATGTTCTGGCATTCTTGTTCACCTGTACAGCCACTACTGTCTTCATTCTTTTCAAGTGCTGCCTATGTTGCTGTAGAAGATGTGGCAGGATTGCAAAGAGGAAGACAGAATAG